GGTTCGCTCAGCTTATGACTTAGCTCGAACTGCTCGGTTCCAAAGGGTGCATAGTGCTTCTGGGCGAGGAATGTCGTCTGATGGTGGGCAGCTGAGAAGAGCTGGAAATCCATTTGGTCTATCAAAGCCCCAAACAAGATGAAAGTGGTTCTATGGAGACTTGCTCACGACCGCCTCCTGTCCGGTGTCCAACTCCAACGCCGCCATGTTCCGACATCCGACCTGTGCTGTTTCTGTGGCAGAACGGAAGGTATCGAGCACTCGCTCTTGTTCTATCACTTTTCTTATGAGGTCTGGTCGCATGTGAAGCAATCCTTTGACATTAAGTTATGGCTGTCTAATTTTTCTTCGCCAAGATAGTGGCTCTTCGATTTTCTTTCACATTCTTCTGACCTGATGGCTACGGTCATGGTTGTGACTCTTTGGCACATCCGGGAGCGCGCGGAATTCTGCATGAAACAATGAAGATGAGCCGCGCCCTGTTCGTACTGCTTTCACGATTAAAGCTTATGTGGATCTGATTGTTCGGCATCTATACAAACCGGATCCTGCGCATAGGCGTGAGAGCATTGCTTCAAGCACTGCCTGGTCTCCACCGCCACCAGGTTCCCTTTTATTCATGTTTGATGTTGCGATCTTCTCCGAGCTAGGGAAGGTTGGTGCAGGGGTGGTTGCTCTAAATTCTGATGGCCAATGTCATCTCGATGGCCACCAGGTTCCCTTTTATTCTGATTGGATCGCCGGACGTCTGCACCATTCGCCGGCATCTCGATGGACGACGCTGCTGGATCTGGAGAACGACGTCCGCGCCGGCGATTATGTGACGATAGGCGACCAGGTGAGGGTTGGTTCTAATTTGCGGACTGATGTCTATGACGTGGTTGTGGAGCATCGTATGCAGATGGCGGCGTCAAGAAGCCCCACCGTTTCCGCCCCGGCACCGTCGCGCTCCGTGAGATCCGCAAGTACCAGAAGAGCACGGAGCTGCTCATCCGCAAGCTCCCCTTCCAGCGCCTCGTCCGGGAGATCGCCCAGGACTTCAAGACCGACCTCCGCTTCCAGTCCTCCGCCGTCTCCGCGCTCCAGGAGGCCGCCGAGGCGTACCTCGTCGGGCTCTTCGAGGACACCAACCTGTGCGCCATCCACGCCAAGCGCGTCACcatcatgcccaaggacatccagCTCGCCCGCCGCATCCGCGGGGAGCGCGCCTAGGTTTGGGGTCGCTGCTGTCTAGTAGCTGTTCTTGTCTTATGATCTGAATGTGTTCAGagcgcttctgtttgttggtgttgaTATGATGTACCGTGATGCTTGAATGAAATTGCAATGGAAAAGTTCAGTTTTATGAAATTGCAATGGAAAAGTTCAGTGCTTATTCTGTCCCCAAGTGTCACTGTTTGATTATAAATTGCTCCGTGATTCTGCAATGTTCTTGGGACATGAAGCATCCGTGGGGAGCGTGCCTAGGTCTTGGTTCGCCGGCAATGCTGGTAGTAGTTCTTCTTGTCTTGTGATCTGGATGTGTGTCTGCCTGTCgggtgcttctgtttgttggtgttgaTATGATGTGTCGTCTGGTCCTATGTATGGTGATGCTCGAATGAAATTGCAATGGAAAGTTCAGTTTTATCGATCTGCAATGTAAATTGCTCTGTGGTTCTGCAATGTTGTTCTTGTCACATGTACCAAGTTGTTGCAGTGATGGAATTAGAAGATATGCCGCGTCCCATGGGCATCTTGATTTTGCTGGGGCGCTCTGttaatttttgtttttttggtcGCTGCGTGATTCAGTTTCTTTACCCGTTTGTACAGGCGTTTGGAGAACACATTTCGGCTTTAGCCTCTGTTTGATGTGATTCTATACTATGGCTGGGTTGGTTGATACTGATTAGCTGAAGGTGAAGTGGCGATATGTGATGTGATTCTGAATTATGTGTCCTCTGCTAGCTAGTTCAAAATTTGCAATGGGTGTGAGCATACTTTATCTCCATTTCTCAGATCTCGTTAATTAAGTTCTGTGCTTGGATGTTATGTTTGGTTAATGATATCATCTTGGAAATGATTCTTGTGTTGCAGGTTTTCTGGTTGTGAATGTTCATGTCTTCATGATGGttcttgtagatcagaaacttgcaGTTGATAATTACAGTAGAGTTCAGTACTATCCATTTGATCAAACAAGTTTACTGCTTGCAGTTGTACGGTATAAGAGAAACAAGTGTATAACTATTCATGGGCTTCTTGATTTTGCTTGGGTGCTCTGTTATTTTTCTTTGGTCGCTCTGTGGTTCAGTTTTCTTGCACCTTTTTTGCACGTTTGTACAGGGATTTGGTCGACTCATTTGGGCTTCCAGCTCTGTTTATTGTCATTCTGAACCATGGTTGGGCTGGTTGATATGGATTAGTTGAAGGTGAAGTGGCGACATGTGATGTGATTCTGAAGTATGTGTCGTCTGCTAGTTGGAATTTTGCAATAGAAGTGGTCTACTTCATCTCTATTTCTCAGATATTGTCAATCAAATTTTGCGATTGGATGCTATGTTTGGTTAATGATATCATCTGGGAATGATTCTTGTGCTGTATTTTTTTTTTGGTTGTGATTGTTCATATGTTCATGATGGTTCAGAAACTTGCAGTTGACAACTACAGTAGATACTAGAATTTTTGTCTGATCCTTTCAGTACTGTCCACTTAATCTAACAAGTTTACAGCATGCAGTGGTACATTATAAGTGAAACGAGTATATAAATAAAAGGACAAACTTACTCTAAGGttattattttctgcattattataATTTGGTGTTGGCAACACTATCTATGACTAAACTTGTGCACGTTGCTTCGAAAACCTTCTGCACCGTGCTGTGTACGTCGCTGAAAATCCTTCTGGTACTTGCAAGGTTGCCGTTCACAATCTTCAGGTGTGAAACTgttatcttcctcatcttatccggAGGAAGCCTTGGTGCCATACTTGAGCCCTGAAATCATCACCCAACCAGTTTCAGTAGTACTTGGCACTTGTAT
The DNA window shown above is from Triticum dicoccoides isolate Atlit2015 ecotype Zavitan unplaced genomic scaffold, WEW_v2.0 scaffold27305, whole genome shotgun sequence and carries:
- the LOC119345732 gene encoding histone H3.2-like, whose translation is MFDVAIFSELGKVGAGVVALNSDGQCHLDGHQVPFYSDWIAGRLHHSPASRWTTLLDLENDVRAGDYVTIGDQVRVASYADGGVKKPHRFRPGTVALREIRKYQKSTELLIRKLPFQRLVREIAQDFKTDLRFQSSAVSALQEAAEAYLVGLFEDTNLCAIHAKRVTIMPKDIQLARRIRGERA